In Clostridium swellfunianum, a genomic segment contains:
- the lysA gene encoding diaminopimelate decarboxylase encodes MEFFGTTKVVDNVLNIGGVDATQLVKQYGTPLYVIDEELVREKCKRYYKSFAVKERGNRVAYAGKAFLTLAMCQVIAEEGLCLDVVSGGELYTAIKSKFPIENVYFHGNNKTFEEIDMGIKYGVGKFVVDNFYEIERIDEIAKTYDKVQKILLRITPGIEAHTHEYIKTGQIDSKFGFTILNNNTLNAVKRAIELPNIELVGLHCHIGSQIFDITPYEDAVDVMLSLVASIRQGLGYELKELDLGGGFGIHYRSGDNPKTVEQFCSAILSRADKTAAELGITLPSLTIEPGRSIIGKAGTTLYTVGAIKEIPEVRKYVAVDGGMTDNIRPALYKAEYECVIANRVEAASKEKVTISGKCCESGDILLNDVQIPKAQSGDILAVLSTGAYGYSMSSNYNKIPKAAVVFVKDGQSKLVCKRQTYEDVINNEMML; translated from the coding sequence AGTATGGAACTCCTTTATATGTTATTGACGAGGAATTAGTTAGAGAAAAATGCAAAAGATATTATAAATCTTTTGCTGTAAAGGAAAGAGGCAATAGAGTTGCTTATGCAGGAAAGGCTTTCTTAACTCTTGCTATGTGTCAGGTAATAGCAGAGGAAGGCTTATGCCTTGATGTAGTTTCAGGAGGTGAGCTTTACACCGCAATAAAAAGCAAATTTCCAATAGAAAATGTCTATTTCCACGGCAATAATAAAACTTTTGAGGAAATAGATATGGGAATCAAGTATGGGGTTGGGAAATTTGTCGTAGATAACTTCTATGAAATAGAAAGAATTGATGAAATAGCTAAAACTTATGATAAAGTTCAAAAGATTCTTTTAAGAATAACTCCAGGCATAGAAGCCCACACTCATGAATATATAAAGACAGGCCAAATAGATTCGAAGTTTGGTTTTACTATTTTAAATAACAATACTCTAAATGCAGTCAAGAGGGCAATAGAGCTTCCTAATATAGAGCTTGTTGGACTCCACTGTCACATAGGATCCCAGATTTTTGATATAACTCCTTATGAGGATGCAGTTGATGTTATGCTTTCTTTAGTAGCAAGCATAAGGCAAGGACTTGGCTATGAATTAAAGGAACTAGATTTAGGTGGAGGCTTTGGAATTCACTATAGAAGTGGGGATAATCCTAAAACAGTAGAACAATTTTGCAGTGCTATATTAAGCAGGGCAGACAAGACCGCAGCCGAATTAGGAATAACCCTACCAAGCCTCACTATAGAACCAGGGAGATCAATAATTGGAAAGGCGGGCACAACTCTTTACACCGTTGGAGCAATAAAAGAAATTCCTGAAGTAAGAAAATATGTAGCTGTTGATGGTGGAATGACAGACAATATAAGACCAGCTCTTTATAAGGCAGAATACGAATGTGTAATAGCAAACAGAGTTGAAGCGGCGAGTAAAGAAAAGGTTACAATCTCAGGAAAGTGCTGTGAATCGGGAGATATTTTGTTAAATGATGTGCAAATACCAAAAGCTCAAAGTGGCGACATTCTTGCGGTGCTCTCAACAGGAGCTTACGGCTACTCCATGTCCAGCAACTATAACAAAATACCTAAGGCAGCTGTAGTCTTTGTTAAGGACGGACAGTCAAAGCTTGTTTGCAAGAGACAAACTTATGAGGATGTTATAAACAACGAGATGATGCTATAA
- a CDS encoding DUF438 domain-containing protein, translating into MERIDKLVELLQKLNSGDITPELRQEALKMVSNIDPLELSLAEQKLIENGTKPEDLRHLCDIHMEVLKDELDKLRLSLTSDHVLTTMIEEHEEILKRLTRLEELNSKIQKMNSFDKNTSLFNELLNLAVEIIGAEPHHKREEDVLFPELEKRGVTGPTRVMRMEHDMLRAKKHEIKSLSEKVENMDFAEFKSQLNEAAKYLIFNLRDHIYKENHILYPSSVQTLKDSKLWQTMKKACDEIGYCSFTPWK; encoded by the coding sequence ATGGAACGAATAGATAAATTAGTAGAACTGCTTCAAAAGTTAAACTCAGGTGATATAACTCCTGAACTAAGACAAGAGGCCTTAAAGATGGTTTCAAATATTGACCCGCTAGAATTATCTTTAGCTGAACAAAAGCTTATTGAAAATGGAACAAAACCTGAGGACTTAAGACACCTCTGCGATATACACATGGAGGTTTTAAAGGATGAGCTTGATAAGTTAAGATTAAGCTTAACATCAGATCATGTTTTAACTACTATGATTGAAGAGCATGAAGAGATTTTAAAAAGACTAACTAGACTTGAAGAGTTAAACAGTAAAATCCAAAAGATGAATAGCTTCGATAAAAACACTTCCTTATTTAATGAACTTCTAAATTTAGCTGTTGAAATAATTGGTGCTGAACCTCACCACAAAAGAGAGGAAGATGTTCTATTTCCTGAGCTTGAGAAAAGGGGTGTCACAGGACCAACAAGAGTTATGAGAATGGAACATGATATGCTGCGAGCTAAGAAACATGAAATTAAAAGTTTATCGGAGAAAGTAGAAAATATGGACTTTGCAGAATTTAAGTCACAGCTTAATGAAGCAGCAAAATATCTAATCTTTAATCTACGAGATCACATATATAAAGAAAATCATATTTTGTATCCGTCCTCAGTGCAAACTTTAAAAGATTCCAAGCTTTGGCAAACTATGAAAAAAGCTTGCGATGAAATAGGTTACTGCAGCTTCACGCCCTGGAAATAA
- a CDS encoding sigma 54-interacting transcriptional regulator → MKRIELVYEKLKELDNGSGVSALELAEALGISRANASSDLNRLCEEGKASKSNGRPVLFKITEEGLAEKERESTTIDKFAAKNQSLFSAVEQAKAAILYPPKGMHILILGDTGVGKSMFAGLIHKYAIEMEKLRKEAPFVTFNCADYANNPQLLISQLFGTKKGAYTGADSDKQGLIEKANGGILFLDEVHRLPPEGQEMFFTFMDKGIYRRLGETEQERKASVIIISATTENPDSALLRTFTRRIPMIIRIPSLSERSLEERFHLISSFFREESSRLDREIMVSVNSMRALLSYGCSNNIGQLKTDIQLVCAKAYADFIAHRKNGITITSSELPSYIREGLYRETEHRQIWNKLIGINKRYCIFDNSSDEILFEEEQKEENIYEMIDIRFHELKGKGINGSQLEQEMEKDIDDYFTKYLYTVNRRIDITNLENLISHEIVDVVQEIISFSEDRLKKNLSQKVYYGMAVHIANSIERIKRNKKIINPQLNKIRTEHPEEFSAALDCLKIIERCLDITIPIDEAGFLAMFLVYDDRERIEEQEEVKVIVIAHGDTTAASMAEVSNKLLGIKHVMGINAPLEEKPQQVLSRLKTMVKENTITSDILLLVDMGSLTTFGEELEKEFNINTRTIPLVSTLHVLEAARKSMLGYSLEQVYMETMNVNRFIEHEGEKEELEESVKNKMAIITICTTGEGSARTIKEFLEAELQFDRSILEIIPLNIVAKENISTRLRAISRDKTVLCLVSSFNISSKLPKFGLHEVLSRKAIEQIQKLIDIETTYIKMGDTLKYQLKNIDGAEVFKDIKEFITQVEEDLNIKMDTDILIGTALHMGCMIDRLKAGGAIIEFENCKEYIKQNPELYRVVKNACSQLNKKYGVYILEDEICYIMSYFDIKKYS, encoded by the coding sequence TTGAAAAGAATTGAATTGGTTTACGAGAAGCTTAAGGAGCTTGATAACGGAAGTGGAGTAAGCGCTCTTGAGCTTGCGGAAGCACTAGGTATAAGCAGAGCAAATGCAAGCAGTGATTTAAATAGATTATGTGAAGAAGGAAAGGCTTCTAAAAGCAACGGCAGGCCGGTGCTTTTTAAAATTACCGAGGAAGGTTTGGCAGAAAAAGAAAGAGAAAGCACAACAATAGATAAATTTGCAGCTAAAAATCAAAGCCTTTTTTCAGCAGTAGAGCAAGCAAAAGCTGCAATATTGTATCCACCTAAAGGAATGCATATATTAATTCTTGGTGATACAGGAGTTGGAAAGTCTATGTTTGCGGGACTTATACATAAGTATGCAATAGAAATGGAAAAGCTTAGAAAGGAAGCACCCTTTGTTACCTTTAACTGTGCGGATTATGCAAACAACCCGCAGCTTTTAATAAGCCAGCTTTTTGGAACTAAAAAAGGTGCATATACAGGAGCTGATTCAGATAAACAGGGTCTTATTGAAAAGGCCAATGGGGGAATACTTTTTTTAGATGAGGTGCATAGGCTCCCCCCAGAAGGGCAAGAAATGTTTTTTACCTTTATGGATAAGGGGATATATAGGCGATTAGGAGAAACAGAGCAGGAAAGAAAAGCAAGTGTAATAATAATATCTGCTACTACAGAAAATCCTGATTCTGCTCTCTTAAGAACATTTACAAGAAGAATACCTATGATAATCAGAATCCCTTCGTTGTCTGAAAGAAGCCTAGAGGAAAGATTTCATCTTATAAGCAGCTTCTTTAGAGAGGAATCTTCAAGGCTTGATAGAGAGATAATGGTCTCTGTCAATTCCATGAGAGCACTTTTAAGCTATGGGTGTTCAAATAATATAGGTCAACTTAAGACTGATATACAGCTTGTTTGTGCTAAAGCTTATGCAGATTTTATTGCTCATAGAAAAAATGGTATTACTATAACCAGCTCTGAGCTTCCCTCATACATTCGGGAAGGTCTATATAGAGAAACTGAACATAGACAAATATGGAATAAGCTTATAGGAATAAATAAGAGATACTGCATCTTTGATAATAGCAGTGATGAAATTTTATTTGAAGAGGAACAAAAAGAAGAAAATATTTATGAAATGATAGATATAAGATTCCATGAGCTTAAAGGGAAAGGCATAAATGGCAGTCAGCTGGAGCAGGAAATGGAAAAGGATATTGATGATTATTTTACCAAGTATCTTTATACTGTTAACAGAAGAATCGATATAACAAATTTGGAAAATCTAATAAGTCATGAAATTGTGGATGTTGTTCAAGAAATCATAAGCTTTAGTGAAGACAGACTTAAGAAGAATTTAAGTCAAAAGGTCTATTATGGTATGGCAGTTCATATAGCAAATTCAATAGAAAGAATTAAAAGAAACAAGAAAATAATTAATCCACAGTTAAATAAGATACGGACTGAGCACCCTGAAGAATTTTCAGCAGCCTTAGACTGCCTGAAGATAATAGAAAGATGTTTGGATATAACGATTCCAATTGATGAAGCAGGTTTTCTGGCTATGTTTTTAGTTTATGATGATAGAGAACGTATAGAGGAACAAGAGGAAGTTAAAGTAATAGTAATCGCTCATGGAGATACGACTGCAGCCTCTATGGCTGAGGTTTCAAACAAGCTTTTAGGAATAAAGCACGTTATGGGGATTAATGCGCCACTCGAAGAAAAACCGCAGCAGGTGCTGTCGAGATTAAAGACCATGGTTAAGGAAAATACTATAACCTCTGATATTCTTCTTTTGGTGGATATGGGATCTCTTACAACCTTTGGTGAAGAGCTTGAAAAAGAGTTTAACATTAATACTAGGACAATACCTTTGGTAAGCACACTTCATGTTTTAGAAGCTGCAAGAAAATCCATGCTTGGGTATTCTTTAGAGCAGGTTTATATGGAAACTATGAATGTTAACAGATTTATAGAGCATGAAGGTGAAAAAGAAGAATTGGAAGAAAGTGTTAAAAATAAAATGGCGATTATAACTATATGCACAACAGGAGAGGGTAGTGCTAGAACAATAAAAGAATTTTTAGAAGCGGAGCTGCAATTTGATAGAAGTATTCTTGAAATTATTCCCCTTAACATTGTGGCTAAGGAAAATATAAGTACTAGGCTTAGAGCGATTTCTAGGGATAAAACAGTATTATGCCTTGTGAGCTCTTTTAATATAAGTTCAAAGCTTCCTAAGTTTGGTCTTCATGAAGTTTTAAGCAGGAAAGCAATAGAACAAATACAGAAGCTTATAGATATAGAAACTACTTATATCAAAATGGGAGATACTTTGAAGTATCAGCTTAAAAATATTGATGGAGCAGAAGTATTTAAGGATATTAAGGAATTTATAACTCAAGTTGAAGAAGACCTAAACATAAAAATGGATACAGACATTTTAATAGGCACTGCACTTCATATGGGATGTATGATAGACAGGCTGAAAGCTGGCGGTGCTATAATAGAATTCGAAAATTGCAAGGAGTATATAAAGCAAAATCCTGAGCTTTATAGAGTAGTAAAAAATGCTTGCAGCCAGCTTAATAAAAAATATGGTGTATATATACTGGAAGATGAGATTTGTTATATAATGAGTTACTTTGATATAAAAAAATATAGTTAG
- a CDS encoding PTS lactose/cellobiose transporter subunit IIA, with protein MSYQEIIMQIIISGGNARSQAMEAIHFAKAGQIKEAREAIIKADEELSQAHSVQTQLIQEEAAGNNKEVTLLMVHAQDHLMNAITVKDLAQEFIDMYEKLFNK; from the coding sequence ATGAGCTATCAAGAGATTATAATGCAAATAATTATAAGTGGAGGCAATGCCAGGAGCCAAGCTATGGAGGCTATACACTTTGCAAAAGCTGGGCAAATAAAAGAAGCAAGAGAAGCTATAATTAAGGCCGATGAAGAATTATCGCAGGCCCATTCAGTACAAACACAGCTTATTCAAGAGGAGGCAGCAGGCAACAATAAAGAAGTAACGCTTCTTATGGTACACGCACAGGATCACCTAATGAATGCAATAACTGTAAAGGATCTTGCGCAGGAATTTATCGATATGTATGAAAAATTGTTTAATAAATAA
- a CDS encoding PTS sugar transporter subunit IIB, which yields MKRITLVCGAGMSTSLLVVKMNDAANKLGIEAKIIAVAEAELRHHIDETDVLLLGPQVRFLLNKYKTAYEPKGVKVDVINSIDYGMMNGEKVLNHALTLLSK from the coding sequence GTGAAAAGGATTACCTTGGTTTGTGGGGCAGGAATGTCAACAAGTCTTCTAGTTGTAAAAATGAATGATGCTGCCAATAAACTTGGAATAGAAGCTAAAATAATTGCTGTAGCGGAAGCAGAGTTAAGGCATCATATCGATGAAACAGATGTACTACTTTTGGGTCCTCAAGTAAGATTTTTATTAAACAAATACAAAACAGCTTATGAACCAAAAGGAGTTAAAGTCGATGTTATAAACAGCATTGACTACGGAATGATGAATGGAGAAAAGGTTTTAAATCATGCCTTAACTTTGTTAAGCAAATAA
- a CDS encoding PTS sugar transporter subunit IIC, whose amino-acid sequence MKGLINFLEKYFVPVAGKIGSQRHLVAIRDGFVTIMPLILIGSLAVLFNNLPIPGWGDFMKNIFGEKWNSFGGTLWNGTFAIMALLVVFSISYNLAKSYEKDGLTAGVVSFGSLLMLYAGSAKDWAVPYGYLGAQGLFVSLFVAIVATELFVKLMGNKKLVIKMPDGVPPAVGRSFAALLPSLIVLVIFGFLKIGLDAIGVPDIHKFIFEIIQKPLLGLASSLPAALLVVFLVHLLWFFGLHGTNILLPITSALFLPLMEANVNAFKAGKAAEHIVTSSFFDTFVYMGGAGTSICLLIAIMIIGKREENKVKARLGIAPAAFNINEPVLFGMPLVLNPIYVIPFILLPVILTITSYTAIAIGLVPKTIAIVHWTMPPIISGFLATGSIRGIILQLINLAIGILIYMPFVIVAEKHARDMEFKNNSNSLNA is encoded by the coding sequence ATGAAAGGACTAATTAACTTTCTGGAAAAGTACTTTGTACCTGTAGCAGGAAAAATCGGTTCACAGAGACATCTTGTGGCTATACGTGATGGTTTTGTTACTATAATGCCTTTAATTCTTATAGGATCCTTGGCAGTACTTTTTAATAATCTTCCAATACCAGGCTGGGGAGACTTCATGAAGAACATCTTTGGTGAGAAGTGGAACAGCTTTGGAGGAACACTCTGGAATGGTACCTTTGCCATCATGGCTCTCTTAGTTGTATTTTCAATTAGCTATAATCTTGCTAAGTCCTATGAAAAAGATGGACTTACAGCAGGCGTTGTATCCTTCGGTTCTCTTTTAATGCTTTATGCAGGTTCTGCAAAGGATTGGGCGGTTCCATATGGATATTTAGGAGCTCAAGGTTTGTTTGTTTCATTATTTGTTGCTATCGTTGCTACAGAGCTATTTGTAAAGCTTATGGGAAACAAAAAGCTTGTTATAAAAATGCCTGATGGAGTACCGCCAGCCGTAGGAAGATCCTTTGCTGCACTGCTTCCATCATTAATAGTTTTAGTTATATTTGGATTCTTAAAAATTGGTCTTGACGCTATTGGAGTTCCGGATATTCATAAATTTATATTTGAAATAATTCAAAAGCCACTGCTTGGATTAGCTAGCAGTCTGCCAGCAGCGTTATTGGTTGTTTTCTTGGTTCACCTATTATGGTTCTTTGGTCTTCATGGAACAAACATACTTCTCCCAATTACAAGTGCACTGTTTTTACCTTTAATGGAGGCTAATGTTAATGCCTTCAAGGCAGGAAAAGCTGCAGAGCATATAGTTACATCTTCCTTCTTTGACACCTTTGTGTATATGGGAGGTGCAGGAACTTCCATATGTCTTCTGATAGCAATAATGATAATTGGAAAGAGAGAAGAAAATAAAGTTAAAGCAAGGCTTGGAATAGCTCCAGCAGCCTTTAATATCAATGAGCCAGTGCTATTTGGAATGCCTCTTGTTTTAAACCCAATTTATGTTATTCCATTTATACTTCTTCCGGTAATATTAACAATTACAAGTTACACAGCAATAGCTATTGGTCTTGTTCCGAAAACTATAGCAATAGTTCACTGGACTATGCCTCCGATTATAAGCGGCTTCCTTGCAACAGGTTCAATTAGAGGTATAATCCTTCAGCTCATAAATCTTGCCATAGGAATATTAATTTATATGCCGTTCGTAATTGTGGCTGAAAAGCACGCAAGAGATATGGAATTTAAGAACAATTCCAATTCATTGAATGCATAA
- a CDS encoding DUF871 domain-containing protein, translated as MERKLGISVYVENATVEENINYIQLAASYGFKRIFTCLISANGKSIDETIKEFKILTSCANKHNMEVIADIDHTVFEKYGASIHDLSFFKELGLSGIRLDMGFSGLEESIMSCNPYEIKIELNMSNGTKYVDNILSYRPNSENIIGCHNFYPRLYTGLSLNHFLMCSKQFKELGIRTAAFVNSKSASFGPWPVSEGLCTLEMHRNLPIDVQTKHLYASGLIDDVIIANAFASEEELKKISRLNKNMLQFNIQFVSNATELDKKIVLEETHFNRGDVSEYVIRSTQSRVKYKGHEFPAYNIVDIKKGDIIIDSSLYGRYAGELQVALKDMKNTGKTNIVGKVVPEEIFLLDYIEPWSKFSFIEER; from the coding sequence ATGGAAAGAAAGCTTGGAATATCAGTTTATGTAGAAAATGCTACAGTAGAAGAAAATATTAATTATATACAGCTTGCTGCAAGCTATGGATTTAAAAGAATTTTTACTTGTCTTATATCTGCTAATGGGAAATCAATAGATGAAACTATAAAAGAATTTAAAATCTTAACTTCTTGTGCTAATAAGCACAACATGGAAGTAATTGCAGATATAGATCATACAGTATTTGAAAAGTACGGTGCTTCTATACATGATTTATCTTTCTTTAAAGAACTTGGACTATCTGGTATTAGGCTTGATATGGGATTTAGCGGTTTAGAAGAGTCAATAATGAGCTGTAATCCTTACGAAATAAAAATTGAACTTAATATGAGCAATGGAACAAAATATGTGGATAATATTTTGTCCTACAGACCTAATAGCGAAAATATCATAGGATGCCATAATTTTTATCCAAGGCTATATACAGGCTTAAGCCTTAATCATTTTTTGATGTGTTCAAAACAGTTTAAGGAACTTGGGATAAGAACAGCCGCCTTTGTAAATTCAAAAAGTGCAAGCTTTGGGCCTTGGCCAGTATCAGAAGGCCTATGCACTTTAGAAATGCATCGAAACCTGCCTATAGACGTTCAGACAAAGCATCTTTATGCATCAGGTTTAATTGATGATGTAATTATAGCTAATGCTTTTGCATCAGAGGAGGAGCTTAAAAAAATCAGTAGATTAAATAAAAATATGCTCCAATTTAATATACAATTTGTTTCAAATGCTACAGAACTAGATAAAAAAATAGTACTGGAGGAAACTCATTTTAACAGAGGTGATGTATCCGAGTATGTAATTAGATCTACACAAAGCAGAGTTAAATACAAGGGTCATGAATTTCCAGCCTATAACATTGTAGACATAAAAAAAGGTGATATAATTATAGATTCATCGCTTTATGGAAGGTATGCAGGAGAGCTTCAAGTGGCTCTTAAGGATATGAAAAATACAGGAAAAACAAATATAGTGGGAAAAGTCGTTCCAGAAGAAATATTTTTGCTTGATTATATTGAGCCCTGGAGTAAATTTAGTTTTATAGAAGAAAGATAA